The sequence GAAGCAGATAGCATGATCTTTCAAACTGAAAAAGTAATTAATGAAAGTGCTGATAAAATTGATCCGGCTGATAAGGCAGATCTGGATGTGAAACTTGAAGAACTTAAAAAATTAAATGACTCAATTGACATGGCAAATGTAAATGATTCTCAAATTGAGGCACTTAAAACTGCAAAAGACGAGCTCACTCAGATTTTCTATGCAATCTCAGAAAAGATGTATGCGCAACACGAGCCACAAGGTGGTCCTGAAGATTATGCGGGTGCGGATATGAGCGGAAATCCAAACGATGATGTAATCGATGCAGACTTCAAAGAAGAATAACAACTTTACAAAGTCAAAGGGCACTCCTCTTTGGCTTTTAATGCGTTAAAATAAAAAATAATTTAATGGTGGTGAAGTATGGCAACAAAAAAAGATTATTATGATGTGCTTGGTGTGAATAAAAGTTCAACAGAAGCAGAAATTAAAAAAGCATATAGAAAGGTAGCGAAAAAGTATCATCCAGATACTAATCCAGACAACGCAGAAGCGGAGTCAAAGTTTAAGGAAGCTTCAGAAGCGTATGAAGTTTTGAGTGATTCTGATAAAAAAGCTGCCTATGATAGGTTTGGACATAGCGCGTTTGAACAAGGTGCGGGCGGCGGAGCTGGCGGAGGCGGTTTTGGTGGCTTTGGAGATTTTGGCGGCTTTAGTAGTAGTGGCTTTAGCAGTGGTGGGTTCGACTTCGAAGATCTTTTTGGAGACTTATTTGGTGGAGGTAGTAGGCGTTCGTCTAGGCGTGGGCCAAAACCTGGTGCAGATATCGAGCAAACAATTCAGATTACATTTGCGGAAGCTGCTTTTGGAGTGGATAAAGAGATTACAGTGCAAACTTCTGAAACTTGCCCTACCTGTAAAGGAAGCAAAGCGAAGCCAGGAACTCATGCGGAAACTTGCTCGAAGTGTAATGGTACGGGTCAAATCAAAATTACTCAAAGAACGATTCTTGGAAATATGCAAACTACATCAACTTGTGACGTTTGTAGAGGAGAAGGTAAGGTTATTAAGGAGAAGTGTACTACTTGTCGTGGAACAGGTAAAGTTAAGGTATCTAAAAAAGTTACTGTGAACATACCTCCGGGTATTGATACCGGCCAGACTTTGCGTGTAAATGGAAAAGGAGAAGCTGGAGATATTGGGGCACCAGACGGTGATTTATTGCTGACAATATATATTAAGGCACATGAGATATTTAAGCGAGACGGAAATAGTGTAAACATGAGAATGCCGATTAGTTTTAAGCAAGCAGCGCTGGGAGCCGAGGTTTCGGTGCCAACTCTCGATGGAAATGTAAAGCTAGATATTAAGGAAGGAACTCAGACGGGAACCAAGTTTAGACTGCAAGGAAAAGGAATTCCAAGCTTGAGAAATCCAAAGGTACGAGGGGATCAATATGTAGAAGTGTATGTAGAGGTGCCTAAAAATCTTTCGGCAACGCAAAAGGAATTGCTCGAAAAGTTTGATTCTAATACAAAGGATAGCCATCAGCCAGAACAAACAAAGTTTAAGCAAAGGTTAGAAAGATTGTTTAAGAAATGAAGTAAAAAATGATTTTTGGAGAAACGAGAGGGCAGATATGGGGCTCCCTCGTAATTTTTTTGTTAGGAGAAATAGCATATGGATTGTATAGAATTTAAGATAGAAACAACAACTGCAGCGGTGGAAGCGATCAGTTATTTTATTGCAGATACATTGGAGGGCGGAGTGGAGATTTGCGATCCCAAAGATGCCATAAATCAGGACAAGACCCAAACTTGGTATGATTTTATTGATGAAAGTTTACTAGATGCTGACATGAATACAGTTTTTGTGAAAGCATATTTTAATAAAGGAATAAATATAGAAGAATATAAGGAAAAAATTTCAGCTGAGTTAGAACATATAAAAGAGTTTTTGGATGTTGGCGCCGCGCAAATT is a genomic window of Candidatus Epulonipiscium viviparus containing:
- the dnaJ gene encoding molecular chaperone DnaJ encodes the protein MATKKDYYDVLGVNKSSTEAEIKKAYRKVAKKYHPDTNPDNAEAESKFKEASEAYEVLSDSDKKAAYDRFGHSAFEQGAGGGAGGGGFGGFGDFGGFSSSGFSSGGFDFEDLFGDLFGGGSRRSSRRGPKPGADIEQTIQITFAEAAFGVDKEITVQTSETCPTCKGSKAKPGTHAETCSKCNGTGQIKITQRTILGNMQTTSTCDVCRGEGKVIKEKCTTCRGTGKVKVSKKVTVNIPPGIDTGQTLRVNGKGEAGDIGAPDGDLLLTIYIKAHEIFKRDGNSVNMRMPISFKQAALGAEVSVPTLDGNVKLDIKEGTQTGTKFRLQGKGIPSLRNPKVRGDQYVEVYVEVPKNLSATQKELLEKFDSNTKDSHQPEQTKFKQRLERLFKK